The Micromonospora violae DNA segment GCTGCGGGCCGTCTGCCAGCCCGGTGACCACGTGGTGATCCCGGACGACGCGTACGGCGGCACGTACCGGCTCTTCGCCCGCGTCGCCCAGCGCTGGGGTCTGGAGTTCACCCCGGCGAAGGTCTCCGACCCGGCCGCGATCCGGGCGGCCGTCCAGCCCGGCCGTACGAAGATCATCTGGTTGGAGACGCCGACCAACCCGCTGCTCGGCATCGCCGACATCGCCGCCCTGGCCGCCGTGGCACACGAGGCGGGCGCCCTGCTGGTGGTGGACAACACCTTCGCCTCGCCGTACCTCCAGCAGCCGATCGCGCACGGCGCGGACGTGGTGGTGCACTCCACCACCAAGTACATCGGTGGACACTCCGACGTGGTCGGTGGCGCGCTCGTGGTCGCCGACGCCGCGCTCGGCGAGGAACTGCGCTACCACCAGAACGCCATGGGCGCGATCAACGGCCCGTTCGACGCCTGGCTCACCCTGCGCGGCATCAAGACCCTCGGGGTACGCATGGACCGGCACTGCGACAACGCCGAGCGGCTCGCGGCGTACCTCGACGGGCACGCCAAGGTCGCCCAGGTGATCTATCCGGGGCTGCCCTCGCACCCCGGTCACGAGGTGGCCGCCAAGCAGATGCGCCGGTTCGGCGGCATGATCTCGTTCCGCGCCACCGGTGGCGAGGAGCACGCCGTGGACATCTGCAACCGGACCAAGCTCTTCGTGCTCGCCGAGTCGCTGGGCGGCGTGGAATCCCTGATCGAGCACCCGGGTCGGATGACACACGCAAGTGCTGCCGGCTCGCCGCTTGAAGTTCCCGGCGATCTCGTGCGACTGTCTGTCGGCATCGAGACGGTCGACGACCTACTCGCCGATCTGGAGCAGGCGCTGGGCTGACCGCTGGGGAAGGATGGCCGTGCAGGACATCATGGCGACCTGGGTCGGAGCGACCGCCAAGCAGATCGCCCGAGGCGTACGCCGAGGCGACGTCTCGGCGACCCAGGTCGTCGCCGACCACCTCGAGTACATCTCCCGAACCGACCGTGAGCTGGCCGCGTTCCGCGCCGTGCGCGGCGGCGAGGCGATCACCGAGGCGGAGAAGGTCGACGAGCAGGAGGACCTGGCCAACCTGCCGCTGGCCGGGGTCCCGGTGGCGGTCAAGGAGAACACCCCGGTCGCCGGCCTGCCCACCTGGAACGGGTCGGCCGCCGCCCGCACCGACGTCGCGGAGGCCGACCACGAGGTGGTGCGTCGGCTGCGCGGCGCCGGTGCGGTGATCCTCGGCGTGACCCGGATGCCGGAGCTGGGGCTGTGGGCACTCACCGACGACGACAGCGCGGTGACCCGCAACCCGTGGGACAGCACGCGTACGCCCGGTGGGTCCTCGGGTGGTTCGGCCGCCGCGGTCGCCGCCGGGTTGGTGCCGATCGCGCACGCCAACGACGGTCTCGGCTCGATCCGGATTCCCGCGGCCTGCTGCGGACTCGTCGGGCTCAAGCCCGGCCGGGGTGTGGTCCCCTGCCAGCTCGGGGCGGACGACTGGTTCGGCCTCACCGAGCACGGCATGCTGACCAGCACGGTCGCCGACGCGGCGGTCAGCTTCTCGGTCCTCGCCGGCCGGCGTCCCGAGAAGTTGGTCCCCCCGCAGCGACTGCGGGTGGGCGTCTCCCTGCGCTCCCCGGTGCGCGGTGTCGCACCGGACGAGCCCAACCGGGACGCGGTCGCCGCCGCCGGTCGGCTCCTCGCCGCCACCGGGCACGACACGGTGC contains these protein-coding regions:
- a CDS encoding cystathionine gamma-synthase, with amino-acid sequence MSHGFETLAIHAGQDPEARTGAVIPPIYQTSTYAQDAVGAPRLGYEYSRSGNPTRDALQECLAALEGGSVGLAFASGLAAEDTLLRAVCQPGDHVVIPDDAYGGTYRLFARVAQRWGLEFTPAKVSDPAAIRAAVQPGRTKIIWLETPTNPLLGIADIAALAAVAHEAGALLVVDNTFASPYLQQPIAHGADVVVHSTTKYIGGHSDVVGGALVVADAALGEELRYHQNAMGAINGPFDAWLTLRGIKTLGVRMDRHCDNAERLAAYLDGHAKVAQVIYPGLPSHPGHEVAAKQMRRFGGMISFRATGGEEHAVDICNRTKLFVLAESLGGVESLIEHPGRMTHASAAGSPLEVPGDLVRLSVGIETVDDLLADLEQALG
- a CDS encoding amidase produces the protein MAVQDIMATWVGATAKQIARGVRRGDVSATQVVADHLEYISRTDRELAAFRAVRGGEAITEAEKVDEQEDLANLPLAGVPVAVKENTPVAGLPTWNGSAAARTDVAEADHEVVRRLRGAGAVILGVTRMPELGLWALTDDDSAVTRNPWDSTRTPGGSSGGSAAAVAAGLVPIAHANDGLGSIRIPAACCGLVGLKPGRGVVPCQLGADDWFGLTEHGMLTSTVADAAVSFSVLAGRRPEKLVPPQRLRVGVSLRSPVRGVAPDEPNRDAVAAAGRLLAATGHDTVPADPVYPTALGLQGIATWFAAAATDVRASGLDRRGLQRRTRRHVALGEWAQRRGYVREADRTAWRQRSVDFFTDHSVDLLLTPALASAPPEAARWSERSWRANMTANIRYAPYAAPWNIAGLPAVVVPVGRRPDGLPVAVQLVGPPGSELLLLGVAGQFEMAAPWTRHAPGYPRIGTGSPAAA